The proteins below are encoded in one region of Hordeum vulgare subsp. vulgare chromosome 3H, MorexV3_pseudomolecules_assembly, whole genome shotgun sequence:
- the LOC123439931 gene encoding uncharacterized protein LOC123439931, which translates to MARTSRAGSPANSATLASSLLREPHRGIPAFPHSSPGPPPILPMPRAPCPWSPTAASAVADEPLDMALPTRTWPPRRCGPFPERANARGIAGVDRGHQGERRQCSILPPRRSQLEQEVGGGADQQGPPVSGTSPRPTHKWRREPSWSSPRTGDVKAGGAFCITHTTASQAQLGPSEAEVRPARNIVTPLW; encoded by the coding sequence ATGGCTAGAACCTCCCGTGCCGGTTCCCCAGCAAATTCGGCCACTTTGGCCTCTTCTCTCCTCCGTGAGCCTCACCGGGGCATCCCTGCGTTTCCCCACTCCTCTCCTGGTCCTCCTCCCATTCTTCCCATGCCTAGGGCACCGTGCCCATGGTCACCGACGGCTGCATCCGCCGTGGCCGATGAGCCACTCGACATGGCACTCCCCACGAGGACATGGCCCCCACGGCGGTGCGGCCCCTTCCCCGAGCGCGCTAATGCCCGTGGCATCGCTGGAGTCGACCGTGGCCACCAGGGCGAGCGCCGGCAATGCTCtatcctgcctccccgtcgttcccAGCTCGAGCAGGaggttggaggtggagctgaccaGCAGGGCCCGCCTGTAAGCGGCACATCACCCAGGCCCACCCATAAGTGGAGACGAGAGCCCTCCTGGTCTTCTCCTCGCACAGGAGACGTAAAGGCGGGAGGCGCTTTCTGCATCACCCACACCACCGCGAGCCAGGCCCAGCTAGGCCCGTCTGAAGCTGAGGTGCGCCCTGCGCGCAATATAGTTACCCCCCTGTGGTAa